A genome region from Pelodiscus sinensis isolate JC-2024 chromosome 27, ASM4963464v1, whole genome shotgun sequence includes the following:
- the LOC142820862 gene encoding interleukin-20-like translates to MKGTCFFCLLSTALLICLKPTTSLRRLHLGQCVISVNIHEIRHSFRAIKDMIQSKDEHTDIRLLHQSYSLQDTEPMDRCCFLRHLLRFYLTTVFSHCKVSSSPIIRKVSRIANTFLSIKKDLRLCMDVHSAGLKALGELDILLDWMDKADGTEI, encoded by the exons ATGAAAGGTACCTGCTTCTTCTGTCTCCTCTCCACTGCACTTTTGATATGTCTGAAACCCACCACCAGCCTCCGAAGACTCCACTTGGGCCAATGTGTGATCTCTGTGAACATCCATGAAATAAGGCACAGCTTTAGAGCCATTAAAGACATGATT CAATCTAAAGATGAACATACAGACATCAGACTTTTACACCAATCATATTCTTTGCAAGACACTGAG cccATGGACAGGTGTTGTTTCCTTCGTCACTTGTTACGATTTTACCTGACTACCGTTTTCAGCCACTGCAAAGTATCCAGTTCCCCCATCATCAGGAAGGTCAGCAGGATAGCCAACACCTTTCTCAGCATTAAGAAGGACCTGCGACTCTGT ATGGATGTTCACTCTGCAGGTCTGAAAGCTCTTGGGGAGCTGGATATcctactggactggatggacaaGGCTGATGGGACAGAAATCTAG
- the LOC142820892 gene encoding interleukin-20-like: MKVSCLSLSLLSATCWLYLTPTITSKIVHSGHCMISVNVKEIRASFTAIKATIQARDAVRTISILSYPSSLHNFTSTDRCCIVHHLLQFYVDKVFRHCEIEDSQVNRKISSIANSFLSIKKKFRRCHEQNVCSCGEEATEKYKQILTNYGQMNITSAAMKSLGELDILLDWLEKIY, from the exons ATGAaggtctcctgcctctctctcagccTCCTTTCTGCAACATGCTGGTTGTATCTGACACCAACAATTACGAGCAAAATCGTCCATTCTGGACACTGCATGATTTCAGTGAATGTGAAGGAAATCAGAGCCAGCTTCACAGCGATCAAAGCAACCATT CAAGCCAGAGATGCTGTGAGAACCATAAGCATTTTGTCATACCCATCCTCTCTGCATAATTTCACC TCTACAGATAGATGCTGCATCGTCCATCACCTTTTACAATTCTACGTGGACAAGGTCTTCAGACACTGTGAGATTGAGGATTCTCAGGTCAACCGGAAAATCAGCAGCATAGCCAACTCTTTCCTCAGCATCAAGAAGAAATTCAGACGATGT CATGAACAAAATGTGTGCAGTTGTGGAGAGGAAGCAACAGAGAAATATAAACAAATTCTCACCAATTATGGACAG ATGAACATTACTTCGGCAGCAATGAAATCCCTTGGGGAACTGGATATCCTATTAGACTGGCTGGAGAAGATTTATTAG